A single window of Candidatus Binatia bacterium DNA harbors:
- a CDS encoding succinate dehydrogenase/fumarate reductase iron-sulfur subunit — MSTRNGLRSYSLKIWRQAGPDKPGNLVDYAVSGIHPDMSFLEMLDQLNQDIVCAGGEPVAFDSDCREGICGTCGIVIDGRPHGPLVNVTACNLRMREFPDGAAIVAEPFRAKAFPIVKDLVIDRSALDRVIQHGGYVSINVGSAAEANQMPIPKDIAEQAMDSAACIGCGACVASCPNASASLFVGAKIRQMMLLPQGKAERTRRVLEMVQQMDAEGFGDCSNHGECEAACPKAITLENIATMRREYVRAALKSGC; from the coding sequence ATGAGCACGCGCAACGGATTGCGATCTTATTCGCTGAAGATCTGGCGTCAGGCGGGGCCCGATAAACCGGGGAATCTGGTGGACTACGCGGTCTCCGGAATTCACCCGGACATGTCGTTTCTCGAGATGTTGGACCAGCTCAACCAGGACATCGTGTGCGCCGGCGGTGAACCGGTGGCGTTCGATAGCGACTGCCGCGAAGGCATTTGTGGCACCTGCGGTATCGTCATCGACGGCCGACCTCACGGACCGCTGGTGAACGTCACCGCGTGCAATCTGCGTATGCGCGAGTTTCCCGACGGCGCCGCCATCGTTGCCGAACCGTTCCGCGCTAAAGCGTTCCCGATCGTCAAGGATTTGGTGATCGACCGGAGCGCCCTGGACCGCGTCATCCAGCACGGCGGCTACGTCTCGATCAACGTCGGCTCGGCCGCCGAGGCCAACCAGATGCCGATCCCGAAGGACATCGCCGAGCAGGCGATGGATTCGGCGGCCTGTATCGGTTGCGGCGCCTGCGTGGCCTCGTGTCCGAACGCGTCGGCGTCGTTGTTCGTCGGCGCCAAGATCCGGCAGATGATGCTCCTCCCGCAAGGTAAAGCCGAACGGACGCGCCGTGTCCTCGAAATGGTGCAACAGATGGACGCGGAAGGTTTCGGGGACTGCTCGAATCACGGCGAATGCGAGGCCGCTTGCCCGAAGGCCATTACGCTGGAAAACATCGCCACGATGCGCCGCGAGTACGTGCGCGCCGCGCTCAAGTCCGGGTGTTAG